The genomic stretch attaaattatatattatatatgattatatacatatattttttatatatttatttttttaaagagaGTGGCGGGGCAGGGGAGTGTTAGCCCTTGCGGGGCGGGTGGCCGTGCCATTGCCATCCTTAGTTACTAGAATAATGTCAAAACTAAAGTGAATAAAACACTAAATCTTGGGGAGtttaaactaattaaccaaTAGTTTTAGTATTATTGATTGGTGGTAATTTTGTCACCACGACAAAAATTGAGGGTACAAATTGCAAATTGCCCGTTCTTGGTTTCCTGCCATTTTCCCCCTTTGTTTCAACTTAAGCTTCAGCCATATTAAAGATTTTTGTTCCCCGAATTGGCTGTCGGATTCCTTTCGAAGTTTGATGAACTGATCGGACGATGGCTGAGATTGAACAGGACGGTCACCGTGGAAATGAAATTGAAGAGAGCAGAAGCAATTCGACTGCGGAAATTACTCTCAAAAAAATTGGTCCTTCGCCTCCCTCTCGTTTAATTGTTCCGTCTTCAATCAAAGTAATTGGGATTTCTTATATCTGTTTTATTTCGATAGATTTGTGGAATTATTTGTGCTTTCTTTCCTGTGAGCTTCTGTTTGATGTTAGATATTATCTCTttgaattttcctttttccttatGGTGTAAATCGTAAATTTTGTGCTGGATTTTTATGTGGAAAAGATGAAGGCTTTAGGGGAAATTATGAGGTTCGTTGTGTGTAATTTTTGCAGCTTGTTTTTGAAATTTGGTGTTTGTGAATGAATTTTACCAATGAGGCTTTGATATAATGCTTCAAAAGATCAATTCTAAGAAAGAGTGTAACAGAAAGGAATAGGAGAAAAGAATGAGCAATGGTTgagcaatgtagcctgtgaaCTTGTTTGAAGTGGAATTAAACATTTTATAGTCAAAAGCAGGAAGGTTTAACTCATAGGGAGCTGATTTATCGCATTTTGACTGATCTTTGAATCCAGTTTGGTGAAGTGTTGTGATTGTAGTTGTACTTCTGCAAATGTGAAGGCCGTCCTTTAGAGGTTGTGACGAAGTTTTGGATGGGCACTCTTAGTTCTAATGCGTGGATTAGATCATTTAGGCATTTCATTTTATTGGAAGGAAATGGCACAGAAGAAATAGGTAAAGAAAAGTATCAAGTTTAGGGCTCAGATATAgctctttctttttcatacTTGAGCATTAGCAATAATATCTACTATATAAGCGGAACTACAAGTTCTGAACAGGTGAAAGAAATGTGATAGATTTTCTTTGTCTGATTGTTGGGTCCAAGATATCTGGTCTTACATCAAGTTCTTCCCACTACTATTTGACTATGATGTAGTTTGTAGCCTTAACTACTGGACAGACAACGTAAGATGTAAGATGACTTTCTCTGTCTATAATTGGTTTAAGGATGTCCGATTTTTGGCTGCATTTTTTGGGAGTACCTAAGATCCAGGGCGCCCTTGGCTTTCTGATTTTAAGGATTTTTGTCAGACTTCAGAATGGTGTCAAAGAAGATAGTTCTCAGCTTGTTATAGGAAAGTAAATGGTGATAGTTTTGGGCTTGATTAACTTGCTGCTTCCCTCTCTTGCGTTGTCATCTTGAACCCATTGCATTAGATAATTAGCGAGCTGAAGAGAGgatctcttctttttcctttgtaaAGATAGTGCTTGAGGTCATAAGGCAAACATGCTTTGTGGACATGTGAAGAGTTTTATAAGCAAAGCGAATGGTGATAGATTTGGGCTTGACTAACTTGGTGCTTCCCTCTCTTGCTTTGCCATCTTGAGCAACCCATTTATAGGTAATTAGACAGCCAAAAATCGAATCTCTTCTCTTGCCTCTGTAAAGATGGTGCTTCAGGGCATAAGACCAAAAAGCATAATTAGTGCGTATGTGAAGAGCTTTATAGATGCCTCAAGTTATTATTAAGATATTATCACCTTCTGCAGCGGCAAAAGTATGATATTAGCATTtcatgagttttttttttgttagtatTTCATGAGTTTGGGTCCATAATACTTTGAAAAAATGATGAGTTAAAACATGTATCATTAAGGAATTTCAGCTTTTGCAGGTATTGTTATCCTTGGCGGTGATGCATACATTTTGTACTTGTGTTGTAATTCTTCTATGAGTGTGTCATATTTCTCTCTGGTAATGAAATTTAATTGTGTTCTGAAGTTTAGGAAGTTGTTCCAATGCCCACTTTTATACCTTTGCCTGGAATTTGAGTCGTTAGCTGGTTCCAAATGTTATGCTTGGTGTCTTTCTGTAACTAAATTTGTGAGAGGAGTTTTTTTTTCGCTTCCatcttttgtatttaatatgTCTTAACGTACTAAAGGAATGCACTTTCTgttatttcttttccttttaattATTTAGAGCAATTTTGGTTTCAATTATCTAACTCTTGAGAACTTAAAGAGTTACACAATCTGTGGAGGGTATTTTAACATGTTATGCTTGTGTTCTCTATGCTGCAACATAGGTGCATGACTTGAGAAAATTGATTGCTCAAAATGGAGATTTGCCTAGCGAAAATCTGACGCTTATTTGGCGAGGAAATGTGTTGCATGACAACAAAAATGGCAATGATGTAATAATTCAACTAAAGAACGGAGGTCCACTTCTCAATTTCAGCTTCTCTGTTGTTTTAGCCAAATTGTACCTTGCtgcatctttttcttttgctgaaATCCGTTAAGCATAAACTTTTCACACTAGGGATTTTGTGTAGGGCATATATTTAGATACCTTGAAGTATTGATATGACGGAGACATTGTAAGTTCTGACAAATGCATCGTGAAGGAGTGGCATCTTAAAATTTGGCTATTTATTGTTGATATGTTGATACGAACATGTTACATAATACTGCAATGCTATCTGTTGATCCGCTGGTCAAGCCTATAGATGAAGTGTATGATGGAATCCATGGTCAGCTGGTGCTTAAGGAACTTAGGTGATTTTGTACAGTCATTTAAcagcctttcttttttttttatttgtctctTGCCAATAAATCAATTATTAGATCATAAATTCACCTGAAATGGTAGGAAATTTTCTTCACAATTGTGCAGATACGCAATTAACATGGTGGCGTGAATAGCTCTTATTTCATTTCTGTTTGTTTTATTTGGGATGTTTGTCATTTCTGAATCCTTTGTTACACTGCTATGAACCTCAGAGAAAACATTTTTTTGTGCAATTGTACGGTTTTGCAGATTTCGACTACAGCTTCGAGTAGATGAGTAGGTTTGTAGGTAATGTTTATATTAGTTTGATCTTTGGAACATGAGGATCCTTTTAAACTGTTGGAATTTCAGGAAGAAAGGGTTAAACCAGTTTGCTACCCTCAAATTAGGATTTGCCCATctaaaaaaatttgtttaaaGTTTGCTTACCCCAAATAGAACTCAACTTTGGTGGATGTTAATATTCCTAGTAGCACAATTTTGATTTTGTGCTAGTGGAGCTCTCTTAAAAGCGAAGGAAAAAGCTCAATGTCTAGCATGCAAAAATCAACAAAGATAAATAGTAAAAGATAAAAGTTCTTAATGTTAAATCTGTTTGTCTACTTTGGAAAAGGATCTTTTTACAATTTGGGAAAATGCTAAAATATAAAGAAATGCTACATTTTCTAATCTTTTATCCTACCATGAATAATATTGTAAATCAGTTTGTCTAAAGTAATCAAAGAGTCGTAACATCTAGAGTCCATGTGTTTCATTTGGGGACAATGGATGTTATTCTGGATACTCCTAACAAAGATGTGGACAATAGAAGTTAGGCCATGAAGAATGATGTTCGTTTCAAATattcaatttctcttttgtCATGTTTTTTTCTAGCATGAGAACTTTGGTTTCATAGTTGAGGTTGTCTGGGATTTTCTTTTTGGACATGTCTCACTCTGCTTATTACAATTGGTATTCTTCACTTTTCAGATTCCTTAATAGTTGCTACTAAACCAAAGCCACCTCCAAAGCATGCAGATGATGGTTTGGATGATGACGATGATCATGAACTGGTTGGTATAAATCTTTTACTAATATATACAGGCATATTTTTTCCTTCTATTTTTTAATTTGTCTTGCTTCTTTCTTTATTTGTCTGTGGGGTGTTTGCACTGTTGTTCTCAGTTTCATTGTGCTCTGTTTCATCTCATTTCTTCTTATTTCTACATTTTAGAGGTTTCAACTTCCACAATCAATTACTGGGTGGAAAAGGAGACTTTTCATTGCATTACGTGAGAAGTTGAAGTTACCCGGTGAGCATTTGATTTTACAGTCTTTTTTTTTATAGGGAGTAAGATGGCAAAGTCCTGATCATCTGTTCTGATTCTGCTTTAACCTATGTAGATATCCTTTTGATGGCAATGGTCTCGCTTAGTGTAAAGATGTGGATTCTAATTGTTTTATGGTTTATTCTGGCACCTGTTGCCCAAAAATTGGATCTTGGCCCTTTATATGTAAGTGTTGTTCTCTGCTTctcttttcatttgttttagaTTTCTGGTTTCTTTTATATCCTATAAGATTGAAGTTTACTGTGACTGTGGTAACCTGTATGAAGAACTAGTCATGTGCATGGCATTCTTGtttcatgaaaatgatgaatttgtCGGCATCTGAAGGTCAAAAGATTAAAGTTATAGTCAAGATAGCCATAATTATCCAGGCAGCAAGACTAGTTAGATTTTGGTTTGGTTAAAATACCTAATGGGTAGCAGATAAACCAAATCAGCATAGAGTGCTCTTTTGGTACTTTCTTTTCTGAAACTTACTCCTGTGGAAGCACA from Coffea eugenioides isolate CCC68of chromosome 8, Ceug_1.0, whole genome shotgun sequence encodes the following:
- the LOC113779227 gene encoding uncharacterized protein LOC113779227, encoding MAEIEQDGHRGNEIEESRSNSTAEITLKKIGPSPPSRLIVPSSIKVHDLRKLIAQNGDLPSENLTLIWRGNVLHDNKNGNDVIIQLKNGDSLIVATKPKPPPKHADDGLDDDDDHELRFQLPQSITGWKRRLFIALREKLKLPDILLMAMVSLSVKMWILIVLWFILAPVAQKLDLGPLYVLATGFAIIFYNLGQRQPGDVSAYSIFNEDFREIPGTLNAERLDRDIRAGQF